In one Oryza glaberrima chromosome 2, OglaRS2, whole genome shotgun sequence genomic region, the following are encoded:
- the LOC127762147 gene encoding uncharacterized protein LOC127762147 isoform X3 → MPAGRRSQAEGANLVVGRVWRLVPARVQLQLGGNRLASFLFPSPATGRRTHASPDHDAAASATAFAEAPAPQEQRRRVSRRTRRRRRGAASSSRPRAAATRRQPARRLPLPPLPLAQPATVVSSSSSSAAAAVAVGSAALGKGLRARGAARPEKLLLVFGRGVGADVARGLVEEFGGTAPRARLRRTGAHAGEPHHLLLANNGPMSIDDNGRIDMQVPYYCTYYSSESICI, encoded by the exons AtgccggcggggcggcggagcCAAGCGGAGGGCGCCAACCTCGTTGTCGGCAGGGTGTGGCGCCTAGTTCCTGCCCGTGTGCAGCTGCAACTCGGCGGCAACCGGCTCGCCagcttcctcttcccctctcccgccaCCGGTCGTCGCACCCATGCTTCTCCCGACCacgatgccgccgcctccgccacggcGTTCGCCGAGGCCCCCGCGCCGCAGGAGCAGAGGCGGAGGGTGAGTCGTCGgacgcgtcgtcggcggcggggggcggcgtCGAGCTCCCGTCCGCGTGCGGCTGCGACTCGGCGGCAACCGGCTCGCCGGcttcctcttccccctctcccgctGGCACAGCCGGCCACCGTggtctcctcctcgtcctcctccgcggcggcggcggtggcggtggggtcGGCGGCGCTGGGGAAGGGGCTCCGCGCGCGGGGCGCCGCCCGCCCAGAGAAGCTGCTCCTCGTCTTCGGCCGCGGCGTTGGCGCGGACGTCGCGCGGGGGCTCGTGGAGGAGTTCGGGGGCACGGCGCCGCGCGCCCGACTCCGACGAACTGGAGCTCACGCGGGCGAG CCTCATCACCTGCTACTTGCCAATAACGGTCCCATGTCGATTGACGATAACGGTAGGATCGATATGCAGGTTCCCTATTACTGCACCTACTATTCGTCTGAATCCATTTGTATATAG
- the LOC127762147 gene encoding uncharacterized protein LOC127762147 isoform X1 — MLLSPTSSLPSPISPLRAAALGRTTGLSGERRQADGGAKPTDLSGATAGGVAAPDAGGAAEPSGGRQPRCRQGVAPSSCPCAAATRRQPARQLPLPLSRHRSSHPCFSRPRCRRLRHGVRRGPRAAGAEAEGESSDASSAAGGGVELPSACGCDSAATGSPASSSPSPAGTAGHRGLLLVLLRGGGGGGGVGGAGEGAPRAGRRPPREAAPRLRPRRWRGRRAGARGGVRGHGAARPTPTNWSSRGRGAGSCTTVSSSHALVPSHFFFDAKCSFSFRSLITCYLPITVPCRLTITCCVEPILAAIELSCYSLHFCMYTAYTTRQASCGMGREEVQRGEVGQVGGEQRPRPRPMVGPARVEELQLDGNKAEEVPQRGLPQQGRGRGRHDSVVQLPAPRPRARP; from the exons atgttattatcacccacctcttctctcccctctcccatcTCACCCCTcagagcggcggcgctggggagGACTACGGGTCTGagtggggagcggcggcaggcggacggcggcgcgaagcCGACGGATCTGAGTGGGGCAACGGCGGGCGGAGTGGCGGCGCCCGAtgccggcggggcggcggagcCAAGCGGAGGGCGCCAACCTCGTTGTCGGCAGGGTGTGGCGCCTAGTTCCTGCCCGTGTGCAGCTGCAACTCGGCGGCAACCGGCTCGCCagcttcctcttcccctctcccgccaCCGGTCGTCGCACCCATGCTTCTCCCGACCacgatgccgccgcctccgccacggcGTTCGCCGAGGCCCCCGCGCCGCAGGAGCAGAGGCGGAGGGTGAGTCGTCGgacgcgtcgtcggcggcggggggcggcgtCGAGCTCCCGTCCGCGTGCGGCTGCGACTCGGCGGCAACCGGCTCGCCGGcttcctcttccccctctcccgctGGCACAGCCGGCCACCGTggtctcctcctcgtcctcctccgcggcggcggcggtggcggtggggtcGGCGGCGCTGGGGAAGGGGCTCCGCGCGCGGGGCGCCGCCCGCCCAGAGAAGCTGCTCCTCGTCTTCGGCCGCGGCGTTGGCGCGGACGTCGCGCGGGGGCTCGTGGAGGAGTTCGGGGGCACGGCGCCGCGCGCCCGACTCCGACGAACTGGAGCTCACGCGGGCGAGGTGCTGGAAGCTGCACGACTGTGTCGTCGTCACATGCTCTTGTtccttctcattttttttttgacgcaaaaTGTTCCTTCTCATTTCGCAGCCTCATCACCTGCTACTTGCCAATAACGGTCCCATGTCGATTGACGATAACG TGTTGCGTCGAGCCAATATTGGCTGCAATCGAGCTAAGCTGCTACTCCCTGCACTTCTGTATGTACACTGCATATACTACGAGACAAGCAAGCTGCGGGATGGGCCGCGAGGAGGTGCAGCGCGGCGAGGTGGGGCAGGTTGGTGGAGAGCAGCGCCCCCGCCCGCGCCCCATGGTCGGGCCGGCTCGAGTCGAGGAGCTGCAGCTCGACGGCAACAAGGCAGAGGAGGTACCGCAGCGCGGGCTGCCGCAGCAGGGAAGGGGACGCGGACGCCACGACTCGGTCGTGCAGCTCCCGGCACCGCGCCCACGTGCGCGGCCCTGA
- the LOC127762147 gene encoding uncharacterized protein LOC127762147 isoform X2, which translates to MPAGRRSQAEGANLVVGRVWRLVPARVQLQLGGNRLASFLFPSPATGRRTHASPDHDAAASATAFAEAPAPQEQRRRVSRRTRRRRRGAASSSRPRAAATRRQPARRLPLPPLPLAQPATVVSSSSSSAAAAVAVGSAALGKGLRARGAARPEKLLLVFGRGVGADVARGLVEEFGGTAPRARLRRTGAHAGEPHHLLLANNGPMSIDDNVLRRANIGCNRAKLLLPALLYVHCIYYETSKLRDGPRGGAARRGGAGWWRAAPPPAPHGRAGSSRGAAARRQQGRGGTAARAAAAGKGTRTPRLGRAAPGTAPTCAALNFSTRPLAGSAPAPRTKTRSSFSGRAAPRARSPSPQRSRRRRPALLPCRRRRVVGRHRRTSS; encoded by the exons AtgccggcggggcggcggagcCAAGCGGAGGGCGCCAACCTCGTTGTCGGCAGGGTGTGGCGCCTAGTTCCTGCCCGTGTGCAGCTGCAACTCGGCGGCAACCGGCTCGCCagcttcctcttcccctctcccgccaCCGGTCGTCGCACCCATGCTTCTCCCGACCacgatgccgccgcctccgccacggcGTTCGCCGAGGCCCCCGCGCCGCAGGAGCAGAGGCGGAGGGTGAGTCGTCGgacgcgtcgtcggcggcggggggcggcgtCGAGCTCCCGTCCGCGTGCGGCTGCGACTCGGCGGCAACCGGCTCGCCGGcttcctcttccccctctcccgctGGCACAGCCGGCCACCGTggtctcctcctcgtcctcctccgcggcggcggcggtggcggtggggtcGGCGGCGCTGGGGAAGGGGCTCCGCGCGCGGGGCGCCGCCCGCCCAGAGAAGCTGCTCCTCGTCTTCGGCCGCGGCGTTGGCGCGGACGTCGCGCGGGGGCTCGTGGAGGAGTTCGGGGGCACGGCGCCGCGCGCCCGACTCCGACGAACTGGAGCTCACGCGGGCGAG CCTCATCACCTGCTACTTGCCAATAACGGTCCCATGTCGATTGACGATAACG TGTTGCGTCGAGCCAATATTGGCTGCAATCGAGCTAAGCTGCTACTCCCTGCACTTCTGTATGTACACTGCATATACTACGAGACAAGCAAGCTGCGGGATGGGCCGCGAGGAGGTGCAGCGCGGCGAGGTGGGGCAGGTTGGTGGAGAGCAGCGCCCCCGCCCGCGCCCCATGGTCGGGCCGGCTCGAGTCGAGGAGCTGCAGCTCGACGGCAACAAGGCAGAGGAGGTACCGCAGCGCGGGCTGCCGCAGCAGGGAAGGGGACGCGGACGCCACGACTCGGTCGTGCAGCTCCCGGCACCGCGCCCACGTGCGCGGCCCTGAACTTCTCCACAAGACCCCTTGCGGGGTCTGCACCGGCGCCGCGGACGAAGACCAGGAGTAGCTTCTCGGGGCGGGCGGCGCCCCGCGCGCGGAGCCCGTCCCCCCagcgctcccgccgccgacgcccagCCCTTCTcccgtgtcgccgccgtcgcgtcgtcggccgccaccgccggacctCCTCGTGA